In Silvanigrella paludirubra, one DNA window encodes the following:
- a CDS encoding flagellin, with protein MGLRIKTNVESLTAQRFLSNNNSDLTSSMEKLSSGLRINKSADDAAGLAISEGLRAKTRSLMQAKRNANDGVSLVQVAEGGLNETTNILIRMRELTMQSASDTVGSQERQYIDKEYQQLTQEIDRISETTEFNGRKLLSGQTSENPITLQVGYNGTENDILTLQFGEESTGINSESLGLKDTSLAGEDREQIASNLNTIDESLNMIASTRATLGATQSRLNSAISNISINTENMMAANSRIRDTDFAEETAKLSQSRILSQGGLAILSQANQRPEMALSLLR; from the coding sequence AGAATCTCTTACAGCCCAAAGGTTTTTATCAAATAATAATTCAGATTTAACCTCAAGCATGGAAAAATTATCTTCTGGACTTAGAATAAATAAATCTGCAGATGACGCTGCAGGACTTGCTATTTCTGAAGGTTTAAGAGCAAAAACAAGAAGCTTAATGCAAGCAAAACGAAATGCAAATGATGGTGTTTCTTTAGTCCAAGTAGCAGAAGGTGGGCTTAACGAAACAACAAATATTCTAATAAGAATGCGTGAATTAACTATGCAATCTGCTAGTGATACAGTTGGATCTCAAGAACGCCAATATATTGATAAAGAGTATCAACAATTAACACAAGAAATTGATCGTATTTCTGAAACAACAGAATTTAATGGTAGAAAATTATTATCAGGACAGACTTCTGAAAACCCAATAACGTTACAAGTTGGTTATAACGGAACAGAAAATGATATTTTAACGTTACAATTTGGAGAAGAGTCAACAGGAATTAACTCTGAATCTTTAGGATTAAAGGACACTTCTCTCGCTGGAGAAGACAGAGAACAAATTGCATCAAATTTAAATACGATTGATGAAAGTTTAAATATGATTGCATCAACAAGAGCAACTTTAGGTGCAACTCAATCCAGATTAAATTCAGCGATAAGTAATATTTCCATAAACACAGAAAATATGATGGCAGCAAATAGCCGTATTCGTGACACAGATTTTGCAGAAGAAACTGCAAAGTTATCACAAAGCAGAATTTTATCTCAAGGTGGACTTGCCATTCTATCACAAGCAAATCAACGACCAGAAATGGCTTTATCTTTGTTACGTTAA
- a CDS encoding flagellin, protein MGIRIKSNIDSLMAQRQLSESQTELTDSLQRLSSGLRINKSSDDAAGLAISETMRAKIRSFAQAKRNASDGISFLQTGEGGLSELNNIVIRMRELTTQAASDTVGETERSFLNKEFQELGKEVNRIKDQTEFNGRKLLSPEEQTDINIQVGVNFRKSDGETNEDNEIITLKFDDLTELNDSLTKLSELSIEGENGRELGGGQTEDIFSALDDSMLKVTKTRAALGALQSRLNSTITSIDIGSENLSAAQSRIRDADYGAESAKFAQSKILVTAGTSVLAQANQIPETVLHLIR, encoded by the coding sequence ATGGGAATTAGAATTAAATCTAATATTGATAGTTTAATGGCTCAAAGACAGTTAAGTGAAAGCCAAACAGAATTAACAGATAGTTTGCAAAGATTATCTTCTGGACTAAGAATTAATAAATCTTCAGATGATGCCGCTGGTCTTGCTATTTCAGAAACAATGAGAGCAAAAATTAGAAGCTTTGCTCAAGCAAAACGAAATGCTTCGGATGGTATTTCATTTTTACAAACCGGTGAAGGTGGTTTAAGTGAATTAAATAATATAGTAATTAGAATGAGAGAACTGACAACACAAGCGGCTAGCGATACGGTTGGTGAAACAGAAAGATCATTTTTGAATAAAGAATTTCAAGAACTTGGAAAAGAAGTGAATCGCATAAAAGACCAAACAGAATTTAATGGAAGAAAACTTCTATCTCCTGAAGAACAAACTGATATTAATATTCAAGTTGGAGTAAATTTTAGAAAATCAGATGGTGAAACAAATGAAGATAATGAAATAATTACTCTTAAATTTGATGATTTAACTGAGTTAAATGATTCTCTTACAAAACTTTCTGAATTGAGTATCGAAGGAGAAAATGGAAGAGAGCTTGGAGGAGGTCAAACAGAAGATATTTTTTCGGCACTTGATGACTCTATGCTTAAAGTGACTAAAACAAGAGCAGCACTTGGAGCATTGCAAAGCAGATTGAACTCAACTATCACCTCCATTGATATCGGAAGTGAGAATTTGAGTGCTGCTCAGTCTAGAATTCGGGACGCAGACTACGGAGCTGAATCTGCTAAATTTGCACAAAGTAAAATACTTGTTACCGCAGGGACATCTGTTTTAGCACAAGCAAATCAAATCCCAGAAACCGTTTTACATTTAATAAGATAG